A single Plasmodium yoelii strain 17X genome assembly, chromosome: 10 DNA region contains:
- a CDS encoding mitochondrial ribosomal protein L15 precursor, putative gives MLKNGKLASCVIRQIFSVKFMPTCRYISIEKNDNKTIEINDKNNKSNFNLNNLKIGKHFREMFHDGEEKNFESHPFNRRFAYSKKSLFPIEPRNLRTLGLNRQRKKKRGRGDKCPGKGIRDKHKHRKSGKPNSRTFESGRTPLYRRLPKWPEAWLSRQKKQYEFLNLSKLRYFIEKGRLDTRFPITQRHLYDSKCVRVKNGVKLFNINDYPFPYKINIEVANADQSSIDTIKKVGGSITIIYMERVNLRAHIKPYKFEILPKTARPNLDSIHFLEKMKSRGCIVKYIKPLWLIEEEKRIINELTEIEECSKLSNNEYTFENKDSDQEKREKLLQKYRLQNTKIAQNN, from the coding sequence atgttaaaaaatgGTAAATTGGCTAGTTGTGTTATAAGACAAATATTTAGCGTGAAATTTATGCCTACGTGTAGGTATATTagtattgaaaaaaatgataacaaAACAATcgaaataaatgataaaaataataaatcaaatttcaatttaaataatttaaaaataggAAAACATTTTAGAGAAATGTTTCATGATggtgaagaaaaaaattttgaaagtCACCCATTCAATCGAAGATTTGCTTATAGTAAAAAAAGTTTATTTCCTATTGAGCCACGAAATTTAAGAACATTAGGATTAAATAgacaaagaaaaaaaaaaagaggaagAGGAGATAAATGTCCAGGAAAAGGTATAAGAGATAAGCATAAACATCGAAAATCTGGAAAACCAAATAGTCGAACTTTTGAAAGTGGAAGAACCCCATTATATAGAAGATTACCAAAATGGCCTGAGGCATGGTTAAGtagacaaaaaaaacaatatgaatttttaaatttatcgAAATTAAgatattttatagaaaagGGCAGATTAGATACTAGATTTCCAATAACACAAAGACATTTATATGATTCAAAATGTGTAAGAGTAAAAAACGGAGTTAAactatttaatattaatgattatcCATTtccatataaaataaatattgaaGTAGCAAATGCTGACCAATCTTCAATTgatacaattaaaaaagttgGTGGGTCTATTACTATAATTTATATGGAACGTGTTAATTTAAGAGCCCATATAAAACCATACAAATTTGAAATATTACCAAAAACTGCACGACCCAATTTAGAttctatacattttttagaGAAAATGAAAAGTAGAGGATGtatagttaaatatattaagcCCTTATGGTTAATAGAGGAAGAAAAAAGAATTATAAATGAATTAACAGAAATTGAAGAGTGTTCAAAATTAtctaataatgaatatacttttgaaaataaagattCTGATCaagaaaaaagagaaaaattaCTCCAAAAATACAGACTccaaaatacaaaaatagcACAAAATAATTAA
- a CDS encoding diphthamide biosynthesis protein 2, putative, which produces MKLNAETISKKYELELLSHIILNYGFKNVAIQLADHMLNDSLFISNAIKGILLSSPGGKDEKDENGGKGEKDENGGRDEKNEKNEKGDERAEHSCCSGSCSKNKTICDIPMRKGTDNSDKINLYILGDTTLNECCEDYVCADHVNADFLVHYGISCQSFITPYIPSINIFNKINIEDNFFKNINEFINNKQILEENKISIILTDVSYINYMEQLVICFCDKNKMNFLCDENKMNFVCDEKKHKIFYEIDNKIISSKNIYDQNKLASEKEERNNSINNTCTNNGNIIDDNTFISSDLQFTNIIIGIPKIANNMNGQVYYGYWDAYVEFKIDDNIFDKYKFMCGRLLFKVFYNTKEKYFVYKIVKKDHIECKLENEEECKLENEEECKLENKCGNIYLFTGNEKNFTNRVILEYGNYYDIYSYNDITIFNNENNKINNLLLKRYNLIEICKKVNTFGIIIGNVNLCKNKELRLLINYILRKNGKKCFTIVTNKLNSAKLENFYDIEMYILLTCSENNLLELKDFSKKIINPYEFFVAYNYIEWDCNYLFDFYDLLNSKEIKKEYISSLRKDKYFTWDINSEQLCIKNENNYEQQELLLKKYDHLIDHNSTISVQDQQKFIMRFQENSSMCQYFMETIKENEKREFKGVDINYNIDDIPTIVQGLDGIAQRYDSDIKFSK; this is translated from the coding sequence ATGAAATTGAACGCTGAAAccatttcaaaaaaatatgaattagaattattatcgcatataattttaaactATGGCTTTAAAAATGTAGCAATTCAGCTAGCTGATCATATGCTGAATGATTCTCTTTTCATTTCCAATGCAATAAAAGGCATTCTCTTAAGTTCGCCGGGTGGAAAAGAcgaaaaagatgaaaatggCGGAAAAGGcgaaaaagatgaaaatggCGGAagagatgaaaaaaatgaaaaaaatgaaaagggCGACGAAAGAGCCGAACACAGTTGCTGCTCTGGCAGTTGCAGTAAAAACAAAACAATTTGTGATATCCCAATGAGGAAGGGAACAGATAAtagtgataaaataaatctaTACATATTAGGTGACACTACATTAAATGAATGTTGTGAAGATTATGTATGTGCAGATCATGTTAATGCAGATTTTTTAGTTCATTATGGAATATCTTGTCAGTCATTTATTACACCATATATTCCCTCTATTAAcatatttaacaaaataaatatcgaagataatttttttaaaaatattaatgaatttataaataataaacaaattttagaggaaaataaaatatctattatattaACTGATgtttcatatataaattatatggaACAATTAGTTATATGTTTttgtgataaaaataaaatgaattttttatgtgatgaaaataaaatgaattttgtgtgcgatgaaaaaaaacataaaatattttatgaaattgataataaaataatatcgagtaaaaatatttatgatcaaaataaattagcTAGCGAAAAAGAGGAGAGAAATAATTCAATAAATAACACATGCACAAATAATGGCAACATAATTGATGATAATACATTTATTAGTTCGGATTTACAATTTactaatataataattgggATACCTAAAATTGCAAATAATATGAACGGACAGGTATATTATGGATATTGGGATGCATATGTCGAATTTAAAATagatgataatatttttgataaatataaatttatgtgtGGAAGACTTTTATTTaaagttttttataataccaaagaaaaatattttgtttataaaattgtgaaaaaagATCATATTGAATGCAAATTAGAGAATGAAGAGGAATGTAAGTTAGAGAATGAGGAGGAATGCAAATTGGAGAATAAATGTGGaaatatttatctttttacaggaaatgaaaaaaattttacaaaTAGAGTTATTCTAGAATATGgtaattattatgatatatatagttacaatgatataacaatatttaacaatgaaaataataaaataaataatttattattaaaaagatATAATTTGATAGAAATTTGTAAAAAAGTTAATACATTTGGAATAATTATAGGTAAtgtaaatttatgtaaaaataaagaattaagattattaataaattatatattacgaaaaaatgggaaaaaatgTTTTACTATTGTAactaataaattaaatagtGCTAAACTtgaaaatttttatgatattgaaatgtatatattattaacatgttcagaaaataatttattagaattaaaagatttttcaaaaaaaattattaatccatatgaattttttgttgcttataattatattgaatGGGATTGTAATTATTTGTTCgatttttatgatttattaaattcaaaagaaataaaaaaagagtaTATATCAAGTTTGAGAAAggataaatattttacatgGGATATAAATTCTGAACAGTTGtgcataaaaaatgaaaataattatgaacagCAAGAATTATTGTTGAAAAAATATGACCATCTTATAGATCATAATTCAACAATTTCTGTGCAAGATCAACAAAAATTCATAATGCGATTTCAGGAAAATTCATCTATGTGTCAATATTTTATGGAAacaataaaagaaaatgaaaaaagagaATTTAAAGGGGTagatattaattataatatagacGATATACCAACTATTGTTCAGGGGCTAGATGGCATAGCACAAAGATATGACTCTGATATTAAATTTTCGAAATAA
- a CDS encoding rRNA (adenosine-2'-O-)-methyltransferase, putative encodes MEKNEEENIINLLISFADKYLKNKDIRNENSRIIKDMFYSIILVLINNVDKYNLANCINNYIINELENISIESVQNLSKKNNKNKKNNENSEIYKRINIFIIFLECLFIKFYNINFLNLNISWIYKFIYHKEDLNFSSLLNILKTILLFIEKEENQEKGENEENEENEEKQDVTLLDQNVSNIQFEEKKKKKFCVIYILLSRIKTEIKNNVKEIKDNYLFYKNKINELGVVQKNSSNLYDPLCENQNHNEKEKLCKNQGRINIINNISLCFKDTCELFINIIENKTETYQCSIELENEIKEIGKEIMLLTPFINDNDIRNYMINTFFFTIKRYIFNKKEYEELCLIVINVMYSFIKNDATSEANSSHHFNKKKDLIISNCDGTENEQYDEEYILYVYKEINSNFYTSNNNDVVSNGVVKNLKKDEPIDKNYLNSVYNFLVINIDDLYNIEFVKYAFIDDVRYYLLLYSEAYKDEWVLKKIIYIFNKIINIYKDTNMDDFRNGSTFIEAWETFECILKCIENFSIHLLKTNWKKVIYLINMGDQIRKKYQLFCNSQFKESKNVKKIKNLTNLTNFENEKNVKHYDCSSKQNVGSNLLSSDLNNFQKHNFLFYDSHDYNVFNFCVKKKKKNKQTIFTSFGNYSDYIILVLIEYLIWKLLIHDNNTVTRFSLCALIEKKEDYTKKDNAQNMEYSDESVEKKSEEIYGVEINTLINSINDIFFFNIFFPECVKPTLFIKGDIPFYEFRIKNLIVSKILNRKNSIEYIQNFIIALNKINLFYANARIILEAIIQAINIIESSNSDHLFLKAFDKKVSGANECVAMENECIEMENECVEMENECVEMENAMNKIILNVINKIKNVSISRRKDLQIFVLKIVIKMNESLNLFNTIKSYSSFLQIFEEDFFFHALEYFEILTNKKINFVNTLDSNFTNLPEQVRSYIWLENNGNIFLNNFIEKFNKIIDLNQYMYFYGYLRLFYLLLHITIKRNKKMDENYKNIILRIRKDDNFYLIYHLVLYFFKNNLSHIFLKNDIKQILVKNIENLRNFIQGNVYEKKENLLFPCQNEKLNEHIFNNSERSEIITTFSEHCFDYKMVRKLFIFTDIVEYCGDITAYFLNNKINYYNTSYSYKEKNMDTFDLEKSLIIHDSAPEETDIDVCRDSKNLYIECVNFLKNFTQTNIKNKDDENYNNLRMILALAYVSNTCTIFGKIKDEEKLNKKILLMQMKNIYNDSSNMSKDAHIPVGNSDIINNLCGDGNYFCKNFNFYRYKYLYKYFSAHNTFNEYKFDNKIKFSETIVNDIEVSKEELVYVYFIIKQYIIPCIFSDHKKNKKNDTKNDIYNDMDNDMDNDMDNDMDNDMDGSIIKFRIKFLDLLIKQSKMLIDRFADYKFPTHLLELAFLTLFHPLIVKFEIELYSNENYKTIDDIKEDGYISYKLLIFVKNILKIGQTKLSICRSVIIPFLTSYFFSIIEYGNVVINISNEYLDKFVEIIVDILMHKEYVLYDCQKSFTNDLFKIKKGNLKFNNFINENICSYFLNKIENNQQIIFPSKFFEIYHSSIFLRLLTLIFLINLFKILECKYISVTKIGIHNKADHTSNGETDFAGAEKLGGKPWCKQTREGKDEFYKKRNVILCMYEKLIVHILKRVDNKNVARESLKSKCNEQKNDRKNDKKNDRKNDRKNDRKNGQNMTPLPFSHGHNIQIRGLQALCILSKYFKYIKKGKRKNIIFYVNTLLQYDNLSTTRQYLELFCSSICNSSFILLYPHLIKNILKNDGENAQLTISSLIISAHIFLKSKFSYYSFVKLNYNSFSGLTVDQKKYSTNIFVKKEKKKKNVKGVQKSKGKKIKNIIRQILEKSEKNEIGKDVDKAIENINKKKNQYGKKWKLNEKGNDKQIGKNRKKCHNYQKEDNKLYEYESKGESNFERNKNGIPIKGDNNAYEIEDKIWDTENITSQDNPQNGYFYSPYISKILTKLLLKIVILCSSHSALIRSISQYILYNFLKKRKEMLLTPFLSKIYLFIKNNKDCKRIREKLKKEFINWDTSIIEKNNNICMLLPTYNHSFNFFDEDINCENTNTFTHILYNNELVTSYTFIDSIKKIVQQEMTSIMYNIQLEKEKKDGISIYKYNNEQKLLTLNQFYHGQDADEISSTINDKRDTKILASENGQEKKKKTTSQIINGETCFNKNSENIDYDKNFENFLKQTQKNYQKKFDPINNIIEINNEFRKKYQFRKKNNLIVIASLIDKVPNLAGLCRTCEIFNVKKLLLSNINIVKDFQFQKISSTANKWMNIQELKKNDIIKYLIKKKKKYSIIGLEQTNDSKQLNDFIFPENCILILGDEKEGLPSSILLLLHHCVEIPGHGIIRSLNVHVSAAITIYEYFKQHL; translated from the coding sequence ATGGAGAAGaatgaagaagaaaatattataaactTGTTAATTAGTTTTGcagataaatatttaaagaaCAAAGATATAAGAAATGAAAACAGTAGAATTATTAAAGATATGTTTTATTCTATCATATTAGTTTTAATAAACAATgttgataaatataatttagcAAACtgtattaataattatataataaatgaattagAGAATATATCAATTGAATCTGTTCAAAATttgtcaaaaaaaaataataaaaataaaaaaaataatgaaaatagtgaaatatataaaagaataaatatatttattatttttttagaatgcttatttattaaattttataatatcaaCTTTTTAAACTTAAACATATCATGGatctataaatttatttatcataaagaAGACCTCAATTTTTCATCTCTTTTgaacattttaaaaacaatattactGTTTATAGAAAAAGAAGAGAACCAAGAAAAGGGAGAAAACGAAGAAAACGAAGAAAACGAAGAAAAACAAGATGTTACATTATTGGACCAAAATGTGAGTAATATTCAATttgaggaaaaaaaaaaaaaaaaattttgtgtcatatatattttattaagtCGTATAAAaacagaaataaaaaataatgttaaagaaataaaggacaattatttattttacaaaaataaaataaatgaattagGAGTTGTACAGAAAAATTCTAGTAATTTATATGACCCTTTGTGTGAAAATCAGAATcataatgaaaaagaaaaattgtGTAAAAATCAGGGTcgcataaatattataaataacataTCTTTATGTTTTAAGGATACATgtgaattatttattaatataatagaGAATAAAACAGAGACATATCAATGTAGTATTGAATTGGAAAacgaaataaaagaaataggAAAAGAGATAATGCTTCTAACACCatttattaatgataatgatataagaaattatatgataaatacatttttttttacaattaaaagatatatatttaacaaaaagGAATATGAAGAATTATGTCTGATAGTTATTAATGTGATGTATTCgttcataaaaaatgatgCTACATCTGAAGCTAATTCGAGTCatcattttaataaaaaaaaggatcTTATTATAAGCAATTGTGATGGGACCGAAAATGAACAGTATGATGAGGAATACATTTTATACgtatataaagaaataaactcaaatttttatacatctaataataatgatgttGTGTCAAATGGGGTAGTTAAGAATCTAAAAAAAGATGAACCCATAGATAAAAATTATCTGAAcagtgtatataattttcttgttataaatatagatgatttatataatattgaatTTGTAAAATATGCATTTATTGATGATGTAAGatattatttgttattatatagTGAAGCATATAAAGATGAATgggtattaaaaaaaataatatatatatttaacaaaataataaatatatataaagatacAAATATGGATGATTTTAGAAACGGTTCTACTTTTATAGAAGCATGGGAAACTtttgaatgtatattaaaatgtattgaaaatttttctatacatttattaaaaacaaattggaaaaaagttatttatttaataaatatgggAGATCagataagaaaaaaatatcaacTATTTTGTAACTCACAATTTAAAGAAagtaaaaatgttaaaaaaataaaaaatttaacaaatttaacaaattttgaaaacgaaaaaaatgtaaaacaTTACGATTGTAGTAGCAAACAAAATGTGGGTTctaatttattatcatctGATCTgaataattttcaaaaacATAATTTCCTGTTTTATGATAGTCACGATTAtaatgtttttaatttttgtgtaaaaaaaaaaaaaaaaaataaacaaacgATATTTACATCATTTGGTAATTATTCagattatataatattagtaTTGATTGAATATTTAATTTGGAAATTATTGATACATGATAATAATACTGTAACTCGTTTTTCTTTGTGTGcattaatagaaaaaaaagaagattaCACAAAAAAAGATAATGCACAAAACATGGAATATAGTGATGAGAGTGTTGAAAAAAAGAGTGAAGAAATTTATGGAGTCGAAATAAATACACTAATCAACAGTATAAacgatatatttttttttaacatatttttccCAGAATGTGTAAAACCCACATTATTTATCAAAGGTGATATTCCTTTTTATGAATTtcgaattaaaaatttaatagtttctaaaatattaaatagaaaaaattCGATTGAATATAtccaaaattttattatcgcgttaaataaaattaatttgttttatgCCAATGCCAGGATAATACTTGAAGCGATCATTCAAGCTATCAACATAATTGAAAGTTCTAATAGTGATCATCTTTTTTTGAAAGCTTTTGATAAAAAGGTAAGCGGCGCCAACGAATGTGTAGCGATGGAAAACGAATGCATAGAGATGGAAAACGAATGTGTAGAGATGGAAAACGAATGTGTAGAGATGGAAAACGCcatgaataaaataattttaaatgtcattaataaaataaaaaatgtgtcTATAAGTAGAAGAAAAGACTTgcaaatatttgttttaaaaattgttataaaaatgaatgaaagtttaaatttatttaatactaTAAAAAGTTATTCCTCATTTTTGCAAATTTTTGAAGAagactttttttttcatgctTTGGAATATTTCGaaattttaacaaataaaaaaattaattttgttaatacTTTAGACAGtaattttacaaatttaCCTGAACAAGTCAGGTCATATATTTGGCTAgaaaataatggaaatatttttttgaacaattttattgaaaaatttaataaaataattgatttaaatcaatatatgtatttttatgGATATTTGaggttattttatttattgttacacataacaataaaaagaaataaaaaaatggatgagaattataaaaatattattttacgAATTCGAAAAgatgataatttttatttaatttatcatttagttttatacttttttaaaaacaatttaagtcatatatttttaaaaaatgatattaaacaaattttagttaaaaatattgaaaatttaaGAAATTTTATTCAAGGTAATGTATAtgagaaaaaagaaaatttgtTGTTTCCTTgtcaaaatgaaaaattaaatgaacatattttcaataattcTGAACGTTCAGAAATTATTACAACATTTTCTGAACATTGTTTTGATTATAAAATGGTGAgaaaattgtttatatttacaGATATTGTAGAATATTGTGGAGATATAACtgcatattttttgaataataaaataaattattataacacgTCTTATTCATATAAAGAGAAAAATATGGATACATTTGATCTCGAAAAGTCGCTTATAATACATGATAGTGCACCTGAAGAAACGGATATTGATGTGTGTCGAGATAgtaaaaatttgtatatagaatgtgttaattttttgaaaaattttactcaaacaaatattaaaaataaagatgatGAGAATTATAACAATTTGAGGATGATATTGGCACTTGCATATGTTTCTAATACATGTACAATttttggaaaaataaaagatgaagaaaaattaaataaaaaaattttgttaatgcaaatgaaaaatatatataacgaTAGTTCAAATATGTCAAAAGACGCACACATACCAGTAGGAAATAgtgatataattaataatctATGTGGAGATGGAAATTATTTTTGCAAAAATTTCAatttttatagatataaatatttatataaatatttttctgcACACAATacttttaatgaatataaatttgataataaaataaaattttcagaAACTATAGTTAATGATATTGAAGTTAGTAAAGAGGAGTTGGTCTAtgtctattttattataaaacaatatataataccttgtattttttctgaccataaaaaaaataaaaaaaatgacacaaaaaatgatatatataacgATATGGATAACGATATGGATAACGATATGGATAACGATATGGATAACGATATGGATGGttctataataaaatttagaaTAAAATTCTTGGaccttttaataaaacaaagcAAAATGTTGATAGACAGATTTGCTGATTATAAATTTCCAACACATTTGCTTGAGCTAGCTTTTCTCACTTTATTTCATCCTTTAATTGTAAAATTCGAAATTGAATTATATAGTAATGAGAATTATAAAACAATTGATGATATAAAAGAAGATGGATATATAtcttataaattattaatttttgtaaaaaacattttaaaaattggCCAAACTAAATTATCTATATGTAGAAGTGttattattccatttttaacttcctatttttttagtataaTTGAATATGGAAATgttgtaataaatataagtaATGAATATTTAGATAAGTTTGTGGAAATTATTGTTGATATTCTTATGCATAAagaatatgtattatatgaTTGTCAAAAAAGTTTTACTaatgatttatttaaaataaaaaaaggaaatttaaaatttaataattttattaatgaaaatatttgttcatattttttaaacaaaatagaaaataaccaacaaattatattcccttcaaaattttttgaaatatatcattcatctatttttttaagattattaacattaatatttttaataaatctatttaaaattttagaatgtaaatatatttccgTAACTAAAATAGGGATACACAATAAAGCTGACCACACTTCAAATGGTGAGACAGATTTTGCAGGGGCGGAAAAATTAGGAGGAAAACCATGGTGTAAACAAACGAGGGAAGGAAAAGacgaattttataaaaaaagaaatgtaATATTGTGCATGTATGAAAAGCttattgttcatattttaaaaaggGTTGATAACAAAAATGTGGCTCGCGAAAGCTTAAAAAGTAAATGCAATGAGCAAAAAAATGACAgaaaaaatgacaaaaaaaatgacagAAAAAATGACAGAAAAAATGACAGAAAAAATGGGCAAAATATGACCCCATTACCCTTTTCGCATGGCCATAATATTCAAATAAGAGGATTACAAGCATTATGTATactttcaaaatattttaaatatataaaaaaaggaaaaaggaaaaatattattttttatgttaataCACTTTTACAATATGATAATCTTAGTACAACCCGTCAATATTTAGAATTGTTTTGTTCATCTATTTGTAAttcttcttttattttattatatcctcatctaattaaaaatatattaaaaaatgatggtGAGAATGCACAATTAACTATTAGCTCTTTAATTATATCtgcacatatttttttaaaatcaaaATTTAGTTACTATTCTTTTGTAAAACTTaattataattcattttcTGGATTAACAGttgatcaaaaaaaatattccacaaatatttttgtaaaaaaagaaaaaaaaaaaaaaaatgttaaaggAGTACAAAAAtcaaaaggaaaaaaaatcaaaaatattattaggcaaattttagaaaaaagtgaaaaaaacgAAATTGGCAAAGATGTAGATAAAGcaattgaaaatataaataaaaaaaaaaatcaatatggaaaaaaatggaaactAAATGAAAAAGGTAATGATAAACAAATAGGAAAAAATAGAAAGAAATGTCATAATTATCAAAAGGaagataataaattatatgaatatgaATCTAAAGGAGAATCAAATTttgaaagaaataaaaatggtattCCTATAAAAGGTGATAATAATGCTTATGAAATAGAAGATAAAATATGGGATACAGAAAATATAACTAGTCAAGACAATCCCCAAAATGGCTATTTTTATTCACCATATATTTccaaaatattaacaaaattattgttaaaaatagtaatattatGTTCTTCTCACTCAGCTTTAATTAGAAGCATTtcacaatatatattatataattttttaaaaaaaagaaaagaaatgTTATTAACtccatttttatcaaaaatatatttatttattaaaaataataaagattgTAAAAGAATaagagaaaaattaaaaaaagaatttataaattgggATACTTCAATtatcgaaaaaaataataatatatgtatgctATTACCAACTTATAATcattcatttaatttttttgatgaAGATATTAATTGTGAAAATACAAACACATTTACacacattttatataataacgAATTGGTGACTTCCTATACATTTATAGatagtattaaaaaaattgttcaaCAAGAGATGACTTCtataatgtataatatacaattagaaaaagagaaaaaagaTGGAATttctatttataaatataataatgaacaaaaatTGTTAACCTTAAATCAGTTTTATCATGGTCAGGATGCAGATGAAATATCTTCTACAATCAATGATAAGAGAGATACAAAAATTTTAGCTAGCGAAAATGgacaagaaaaaaaaaaaaaaacaactaGCCAAATAATTAATGGAGAAAcatgttttaataaaaatagtgaaaatattgattatgataaaaacTTTGAAAACTTTTTAAAACAAacccaaaaaaattatcaaaaaaaattcgATCCAATCaataatataatagaaattaataatgaatttcgaaaaaaatatcaatttagaaaaaaaaataatttaattgtCATTGCTTCCTTAATTGACAAAGTCCCAAATTTAGCTGGCTTGTGCAGGACATGTGaaatttttaatgttaaaaaattattgcttagcaatataaatattgttaaAGATTTTcaatttcaaaaaatttcTTCTACTGCTAATAAATGGATGAATATACAagagttaaaaaaaaacgatattataaaatatttaatcaaaaaaaaaaagaaatattctATTATTGGCTTAGAACAAACAAATGATAGTAAACAATTAAACGATTTTATTTTCCCAGAAAATTGTATATTAATATTGGGAGATGAAAAAGAAGGATTACCATCTTCCATTCTTTTGCTTTTACACCATTGCGTTGAAATACCTGGACATGGAATTATTAGATCTTTGAATGTTCATGTTTCTGCAGCTATTACtatttatgaatatttcAAGCAACATCtttaa